The Papio anubis isolate 15944 chromosome 2, Panubis1.0, whole genome shotgun sequence region tggctcacacctgtaatctcagctgggaggcgaggcaggcagatcacctgtggtcaggagtttgcgaccagcctggccaaggcggtgaaacccatctctactaaaaatacaaaaaattagccgggtgtggtggtgcatgccgtgtaatcccagctactaaggaggctgaggccaagagAATCTCCTGAGCATTGGAaggcggggttgcagtgagctgagattggctgccactgcactcagcctggatgacagagagaaactccacctcaaaaaaaaaaaaaaaaaaaaaaaaaaaaaaaaaaaaaaagattgcattgaatttggaGATTAAAGTGCCACACTTTCCATTCAGTAACACTGCCATTATTCAATTTGTACTTATGGCCAGGCCACAgtgcagaaagaaaattaactgtTTGGGTTTTATATTGTCCAGTAAGTCCCAGttgaatgttgattttgttgttttgtttttgtttttgttttttgacagagttcgcccaggctggaatgcagtggtgagatctctcggctcactggcacctcaggttcaagcagttcttctgcatcagcctcccccaagtagctgggactacgaagtgcctgccacacctggctagttttgcattttagtgAGCcgggggtatcaccatgttgtaGGCCAGTGCCCAGactccaacctcaggtgatcaccgctcgacctcccaaagtactggagaCCAGGCATGAGGCTTTCCCCCTACACCTGGCCTCTCTCAAGACAGCAATGGAAGTGGGAAGTGATCCTGGTTCACTGGTTCCAATTCCCTAGAAAGGGAGCTGGTCTGGTGAGCTCTGGACCATTTGGCATTTAAACTTGGTTTTGCCCTCTATAGCCTAGGATGCGACACCATGCGGACAGAGGCAACAGCACCCTCACCCTGGCCTGGCGGCTGGCTGCATGTTCCCTGCTGTCCCAATGCGTGCCTGGAGCTGTGAGACAGCTTTGGCAAGGTGTTTCCTGCGGCTGGGGTACCCCACTCCAGGGGAAAGGGTGAGTGTGGCAGCCTCATCCCCCGTCTGCTTCTGTAGTGCCAAGTAGGGATCCAATCACACAAGTGGAGGCACCTCATCACCATCCAGTACCCTCCAGATCTCACAGTACCCTATCAGGCTACCCCCTTAGGTGGTGCCCTCAGGAGCTCTttggctggaggagggagagacgAAGCCTCCCGTAAGCTGAGCCTCTATCTATACGGTGTACAGGTCCTCGCTGGGCTCCCGCGGGGCACGGGGGCTGGAGGCAGGCAAACGCTAAGGCGAGGACTGCTGGGGAGAGCTCCTTATTGGTTCCCAATCTCTGGTGCCAAGGGTTTGCTGACTTGGGTCTCAGGAGCGGAAGCCTGGGCCCCAGACTCGCCCCTCTTATTGCCTGCCGGCTTCCCTTGCCCAGGGAGGGCGCTGGCGAATCACAGGTTCCCCGGGTTGCAGCTACACACTCGCCCCCGATGCCTCCAGGGGCTGTGCGGCAGTGGTGGACCCGAACAAGTCTAGTTACACCACCAGCCCGCGGCTGCGCTCCAGACAGGCTGCTGGCGGTTGGGCCTGCACTCGCGGGCTCCGCCCGCCCGCCCACGGCCTTAGCCCTGCCCACAGCCCCGCTCGGCCCCGCACTGCCCGCGACTTTCGTTACTCCCGAGCCGTCTCAGCTCGACCCACGGCGGCCTCCTGCATTAGCGCTTTCCGGCAGCTGGCGGCGTTTAGCCCCGCCCACGGCGCGACTCTTCAGCCCCGCCCACCGTCGGCGGCCTCCTCTGGCGCCACCTCTGGGAGGCAGCTGGCCTGTTCCCTCTTCGGCACAGGCTGTTGCTGGCAGTCCACTCTGCTGGGCTGCAGGGGCATGGGCCACTACCAGGGTTGGAGTCTTCCTATCCCCAGCCCAGGAACTGCCCAGGCCATGCGTCTCGCCACGGGCCTTCACCGGTACATGGACGGAATAATTCCTCCGATCCAGACTGAGACTCTAGGATGGTGCACCAAAGGGTAGTGGAAAGCTACTAACCAGGGGCCCCAGCAGCCGGCTCTCATGCCCGGCCCTAGGCTGTCCTTGGGAGGGCCCCTCCTGCAGGAACTCCCGAACTTTCCCAGCTGATGGGAGCTTCCCCACAGGGAAATGAGCAGCATTTCTCCATAGGTGCTTTAAATAATTCTTTGCTGCTCTACAGAACAAAATTTCATGATCAGAATTAAGCTTGTGGCGGGAGGACGCGGTAgctccatgtaatcccagcactttgggaggccggtgggtggatcacctgaggtcaggacttcaagaccaagCTGGCAACATGGGtgacacgtctctactaaaaatacaaaacattagcggaggcgtggtggtgagcctgtagtcccagctactccaggaggctgaggcaggagaatggcgtgagcaggaggcccggagcttgcagtgagcgagattgctctggcactccagcctgggcgacagggtgagactcagccctaaaatatatatatatatataaattaggctgtggtggcggtgcctgtaatcccagcctccacaaggaggttgaggcaggagaatcgcttgaacccggggaagtgggggattgcagtgagcccagatgggcgtcactgcactccagcctggccgacaggcAGAGaacactgtctccaaaataataataataataataataataataataataatacctaaagTGTTTGGGTCGCACTTAGAACTGAACCACGCCTCACACTATGCCACAAGACCCGGACCAACTAACTCCCTtgccctctgggcctcagtctgcCTCAAGGTAGTTGTCAAGAGAGTAGGCAAAACAGGGAAAGAGTCACCAATGGATTTGGATTTTTAAGATGTGAAGAATCCCAGGccaggcgggtggctcacgcctgtcatcctagcactttggggccTTGGCGGCGAGGTGGATCCTAGTCGGGAGATGAGGCCATCCCTGGCTGaaatgggtgaaacccgtctctattaaaaatacaaaaaattagcaagcgTGGTggccgggcacctgtagtcccagctagtgtcagcgaggctgaggcaggagaatggcgtgaaccgggaggcagagcttaccaGTGAGTCGAGAAACTACCACTGCACACACCAGCCACAAGAGCAGCAGAgcaagcaagactccgtctcaaaataataataatagtacaaaAAATAGGCCAGTGAtggtggcagcctgtagtccagctacttgggaggctggggcaggtgaatcCCATGAACCTGGGTGGCCCGAGGAGGGTTCTACGGTAGagcagatggtgccactgaactccagcctggagcaacagaacaagactctgtctcaaaaaagagaaatcaagctttgggaggcgaggtggaaTGATGAcaccgcgaggtcaggagtttgaaaccagctagCCAAGATGTGAGAACTTATTCgataaaatgtctaaaaattagccggtgtggtatGCGTGCCTGTATGAATCCTAacagcaggaggctgagacatgagtgCTTtaacctggggaggcagagggttgcagtgaggcaagatcacgccCTGCCTCTAGCCCTGAGGCCacaagcgagactgtctcaaaaataagaaaaagaaaaaggaggaaagaggaaaagaggaatgggagggaggggagggaaataGGCctgatacagtggctcatgcctataatcctagcactgggAGGCAGtagggtggattgcctgagttcaggagttgagaccagcctgggccacatggtgaaacccatctctactaaaatacaaaaaactagccaggcatggcaacacctgtagtcccagctactcaggagcagGGCGGgaggcgctgaggcaggaggctgaggttgcagtgaactgagagatcatgcaccactgcactctccagcctgggcgacagagcaagactcagtctcttaaaaaaaacaaaacaaaaaaaaacaaaaaaaaagaaaagaaatagaaatgaagcTTACTCTCGAAAGACTGATGCTTGAATTGGGCCTTCTATGCTGTAGGGGGAGCTAGGAAAGGGCCTCTCCTAGGAGCTTGTTCAGCCTGTTGGCAACAAAGAGGGGAGCAAAGGCTGTGGGCTGCAATGAGGTAAAATGAGTGTGGAGCCTCCAGTCCCCAAGACTGGTGGTATTCTTCCTtgcagacagagtcttgctcttgtcaccccaggctagagtgcagtgcaatggcgccatctcagctcactgcaagctcgcctccgtggttcatgccattctcctgcctcagcctcccgagtagccaggactacagaagcctgccaccatgcccagctaatttttttgtattttttttttttagtagaagcgaggggtttcaccatgttggccagaatggtctcatctcctgacctcatgatccgcccttggcctccccaaagtgctgggattacagctgtgagctatGGATTCCGGTCCCAAACTGGTGGTATTCTAGAGGCCAGGTTGGCCCTAAACACACCACAGGATTTTCCAGCTAACAGCCCTGATCCCAAGACTAGCTCAAAGATCTAGGCCCAAGGCAGTGCCTTTACACCAAGAGAAATGCAGATTCCTCTAGGGTGCACAGGACCAGCACTGTCTCCAAGCCAGGCCAAGAGTCATTTCAGGTTAGAGGAATGTGGAAGGTAGATTCCTGCAGGTCTGATGTTCCTTCTTTCCTGCCCACTCTGTCTCACGACCCTCTAGCCCAGCTTAAAAGACACAGGCAGTCCTCATCCAAATCAAGGAACAGGGATCTGGCAGGGTGCCAGGGAGGTCAAGGGTCTGCTGGGCTAAAGGGTATATTCCCCATCCCCCAAAGAAGGAGGCAAGGCAGGGCAGAGGCCAGAGGTCCTTCTGGCCTTAATGTTCTCTGCCAAGACCAAGTATTCCCTTGCTTGAGTTCAGAACAGTGAGTCCACTCATTACCCAGTGGCTTCAGGTTAGATGTTAAGCGAAACCTCCTGAGGTCAAGAGGGGATGGGGTAATTTCCTGGGCCCCCTGCTGCTGGGCCTAGGGAGTGAAGTGTGGGGACAGCCTTTCCCAGTGCTTGGCGTATGTAGTGCACATTCAGGTCTTAACTCCAAGTAGTTGGACCTTCCAACAACCCCGACCCTGGGACTCAGCTCTTATCTGCCTCTCTGGGTCTTGAAAGCTTTTGAGCAGAGGAGCAGGGGCATGGTAAGGAGCCAGTGATAGCAGAGTTAGCGAGGCCCAGAAAGGCACCAGTTGTTCTCATGACCAATCACTTTCGATTCTGCCCCTTTGCTCCTTGAAATACAGCAGCTGCATCTCCTGCCGCCCACACTCCGGGCAGTGTCCTCGGACAACCCATCTGCCCCTTCCTGGGCACTGAGTCATGATCAGCCTACCCAGCTGGCCTGTCATGCAAACCCGGACACTGAAGGTCACCCCCAACCCCCAGAACCTACAGGTCAGCAaggcagagcagcctggccagaaACTATTGACTCCCCACCCGAGGCCAACACAAGCCTGCCTTGAGACTGCCTGGGAGATTAGCCATTCCCAAGCCCACAAGACAATGGGCAGGGGCTGAGGTAAGAGCTGCAGCCAGAGGCATCCCTAGGTCCCCATCTTCAGGGCCACAGCCTGAAGGACCCCTACCCAGGAGGTACAGGGGCTGACCCACTCTGGGGCAGAAAACCTGTGACATCTTTCCCACACCATCCTCCTTGTAGTCTCACTGGGGACtctgccttccccaccccacccaccacagATGAGGACTGGCAGGGATGAGAAGGGAGACTTACATTTTAGCAGCTGGCTCACAGGCAGAAAGAGGGGCAAAGGGGCATTACATGTGAAACTGGTTCTGGAGTGCACACTCAGCCCTCCCAACACAGAAATGAGTAAGGCTTCGTGGAGGCCACTGGGCCAGCCCCAAGTGGACCTGGCTGGAGCTCTCTTGGCTCTGTACATGAGCCCCCAACCCTCATGTCCAAGGAACCTTTCAGATGCCAGGGGAAACAGATGCCCAGAAGCAGCAGCGTTGTAATAAAGACACTGCTTTTATTTAGTTTGATATGTTTCTTTACAGAATGCAGAAAACACATCTTAAAatcatatgagaaaataaaaacacatcagtGGTTGGTGAACACTTGAATGTGAGATTGGCTCCTCCCTCACAGGTCCAGCGGCCATCAGCAGCCCAGCACTCAGGAGCAGGCTGCCTGCAAAGGCATTATTTGCTGTTGTTATTCTGTTCACTTCCTCGCCTCCAGTTGCTATGGCAACCGGCCATTCTAGACCAGCCACGTCTCTTGCATGGCAGTGCCCAATGTGGTGGAGTTGCTAGGGGGCAGCGGGCTGTTGGAAGGCCTTTCAAAGCCCTCACCTGGAACATTGGGGTGTTTATTTTTGATGAGGTCATCGAAATAATCACCAGGTCAGATCCCACTTGTGCTCCTGTCTGGGGGCACCAAAGGAAACTCCTGACTTGGAGGCATGAGCCAGTCACCAGTGGTCCACTGTGAGCCTGCATTTACAGGCTCCCCACAGGAGCACTGCTCAATCCAGAGTACCCCTAGGGGACTGGGGCAGGGGGAGAGGGCTGGGCCCTGTGGGAGAAGCATGGGGAAATGCCCTCTGGAGAACAGTAGGGCCGGagacccctcccctcctctcagccCTCCCCTCCTGAGGCAGCACACACCAATCCTCTGGGAGCAATTAGATATGAGAAACTAGAAGTAGCTGCTCCGTGCAAAGGGAGCCTGggtccacccacccacccaccctcaaTCAGGAAGGGATGCGTTATTGCAAGGCATTCCTCCTAAAAGGTACCCAAAATAACTCTCAGACATCAAGAAAATTACGTACTCAAAAATGGTTTCTTCCACAGGAGAATCAAAGCAGAGTGAAGCCCCTGAGTCATGGGACAGAGATGCAGATGGACGGACCCGGATGTTCTGCTAAAAGACAAAAGAACCCAGTGTAATTCCAGGAGAATTTAAACATTAGGAAAAGTAGGGGGGAAAAATCAAATAAGCAAAGCCGTCAGTTCCATGGAATCAACACTAAGAGCTCGTACACAAACTGTATAAAATcaccattttaatctttttaataataaaatgattgtatAAAAAACTTTAGTAAAAATTAGCTTTGAGAGCTCAcagatttttattataatgaactATTGGCACTCCTCCCCAGCCACCAGACCTTTCAATGTAGTTCAGGCCCAAGGCCTGGGACTGAAGTGCCAGAAGGGATGGGAATTGGGTCCGGGTAGGGTTGTGGACTGTTGGGACAAAGCTGACCAAAGGTCAAGTGAGAAAAGAGCATACATGACGCAAAATATGCATCTTCACCAAAATGTCCCCACTGAGTGTTTCAAAAAAACTTAGAGTGAGTATTCGCGCAGGAGGAAAAAACCAGCTCTTGCCacagaagaattaaaacaaaatggagtTGATGTAGTCGAGACCGACCTCGGGTGACCTGGCGGCTGGCCCATCCTGGAGCACCAAAGTTAGGGGAGCCACAGCCACCTCTTGGAGTCCCTTTTTCATGGAAATGAAGACCCCTTGGTGGTGGGCCACTGGTGTGGATGGGCTGGGTAGGGATAATCCATGGCCCAAGAGACCCCTCCAgcttccagcccctggcagctgTGAGGAGAGCAAACCCAGCAGAAGGACCTGTAGACCAGGGCGGGGAGAACCCCAATCAGGCTCTGGAGTATCAGAACCAAGGATTATTAGTGTGAAAAAATAGGATTCCTTTGATAAAAATACTGTCCCTTGGTCTTCTCTAAGTTTGAAACACCCTGGGAGCTTGCTATTTTTAGCAAGCAATTCCCATACCCACCAAAAATTATACATACAAGTTTAGGTAAACAGCAGATTAAATGTAAAAACTTAACCTTAACTTCTGAAAGTCCTTTGAATTTGAAATCTTTAGTTACTGTTTTCCATGTTGTACATCCTGCAGCTAGACCTGCGTGAATAGAAAAAAACAGTACAGTTAGTGTTAAAGGCAAAAGCATGAAGAGCCAGGGGCCACCGGCACTGCCTGCGGAGTTCATTCATGGTTCCTCATCCCTCCACCTCCACTCCCACATGGTGCTTTCCAGAGCCAGCCATCAAAACAAGCGAAATTCTCTATGAACAAACCAAAAAGCTgttaggcaaaaaataaaataaaaaaagtgcaAAGTCTCTCCAGCTGCTGGGGTTTAGGAGACCAGAGAGGCCGGGCTTGTCCAGGCCCGTGTCAGTGCGTGCTAGGTCAGGTGTCGGCTTCCGGTGGGTGATGGTCTGCAGGCCACCGGTCTCCACAGACAACACCATGTTGTCTCCAGGCCCCTGCCCTACCCTGCCTCCACCCAGGCGCTTTCGGGTTAAGGAGGGACATAGGGAGGAGGTGACCGGTATGGGGTCATGTTCTTGGGACGGGAGCCCTTGCCCTCCATGGGTGCTGTGAAGGGCGGTGGGGGCTGGTAGGGAGGCGCATTGGGATCCTCATCCCGCAGGGGCGTGTACTCTCCCACGGTGTCCTGGTTCAGAGGAGTGGTCTCGGGCACACTCTGGTTGGGGTACTCGGGAGGGGGTAGGGGAGCCTTCTCCTCCTGCAGAATGAGTGGCATGCTGGAGGAGGGTGGGGGCTTGGAGTCGTCCAGTTCGTCCGCAAAGATGATAGGCACCCCCTTCTTGATGAAGGTGGCCTGGTCCTCAAGGGTAAGCTTGCCCTTCCGCTTCTTGCGGTAGCAGATCATGGCAATGATGCCAGCAATGAGCAGGATGGCTGCGACCACCACGGCCGGAATGACTGTGTGCAGGTAGACATCATCCTCACTGCTCTTCTCAGGGTCCCTGTCAGGCACCTCTGTGGGCGGCGCCTCTGAAGGCACTCTCCTGGGTGGTGCCACAGGAATAAACTGTAGGTGCCGACAACTGCCAGAGCCCATCACAGCGATGCTCGTGGCCTTAAAGTCAGGCTCTAGGGCGTTGGAGAAGGCAGGCCGAGGTTTTCCATCATCCTCAGCGATCCGGCGGCTCAGCCCAGCGATCTGCTCTTTGGGGCAGGGCTCCAAGGGCAGTGTGTTGTTGGTCCATTCCACCACAATGGAGCCCCGGGTGATATTCTGCAGGGTGACGGTGCTACAGTTTCGGTCTCCAAAGGCGAAGGCCAGTTTCTTTACCAAGGCAATCTTCTTGTGGATGTCATTCAACACCAGTGCCGGGTCACCCACAAACTTGGCCTTGAACCTTGCAGGAGCCCTATCCCCTTGGGGGCGCCTATGGACGTGGATCTCGAAGGCATCCACAGCCGACAGGCCCCCCTTGTCTGTGGCATGCATGAAATACTCGTGTTTGCCCACGTGGCTGCTGTCGGGAAGGCCATACATGAGCTGGCTGTTGCTGTTGAACTGTACCCAGGACTTCTCGCCCACCAGCTGCTGCTCCCGCAGTTTCAGGGTCAGTTTCAGCTTGTCAGTGGTGGTGTCCTCATGGTCGTAGAAAGTGTCTGACGGGATCTTCACCTCAAAGTAGGTGCCAACCCAGGCATCTACCCTGTCAATATGGTTCTTGAGCTCTGGGCGCTGGTTGGGTTCTCCGCCACGGGGCACTCCACTGGTGGTGGTGCGAATACGAGTAGGCGGTGAGGCAGTTTCCAATCTGGTGATAGGAACTTTGGTGGTGACCCGGGGCACTGGCCGGGGTGTCCGTGGTTTCTTGGTTGGCCTACGAGTTGTGGTGGTGGAGGAGTCAGTTGAAGGCGTTGCTGGTTTTGGTGTGGATACTCGTGGCTTCTTGGTGGTTGTGGGAGGGGTAGCAACTGCAGTAGGCTCCACATAGCCAGGAATGGTCATCGTTGGGCGAATCTGGCCAGGAACTGTGGTGCCAGCTTCTGACACCCGAGTAGGCTGGATGGGGCCTAGGGTTGGGGTCTGAATAATGGCGCCTCGAGTCCGGATGGTGACCGTGGGTTTCCCAGGAACAGGATCCCTGACTGGAGGAGCCATGGTCTCTGTTGGAGGAGCAATGGCTGGAGATGTGGGTGTTGGCACGATCCTGGATGGGGGCTCCTGGATAGCCGTGGTTGGGGGCCCAATGGCAGTGACAGGTGTGGGTGTGGCATGGATCTGCCTCCGGATGCGTTTGGGAAGAGGGGGCTTCTTATTGGCGATGTGCCAACCCACCACAGGGTAGCCAAGCTGAGCAGACATAGCACCCTCCCTGGCAGGAGCCTCCACACCACGAATGTCAGGCACACTGTTCTGGTTCAGGGAGCAGCCCAGCTTCCAGGAGAGAAGGGCCCCATTCTCCACCACCTTTTTTGCATTTCCCGGGCCAGCCATGAAGGCCGACATGTCAAACAGTCTGTTATTCACCACCGGCATTAATTTCATATTGTGAAGCTCTACTTCTGAGAAGCTCCGCATCCTGTGCAGGAGGTCAATCCTTTGCTTTGGGGTCATCTTGGTGAGGTCGGCATCCAAAATCACCGTCAAAACAGTCACAGATTCATCCACAGCACAGGCAGATGATATCACCTCACCAGGGTCTGGGAAGGCTGTCCTCACTGACTGCAGCTCACTGTGGTCTTCAGGGTAGACCTCAATGGAGAACACACTGGAGGTCTGGGGGATGTGACTACCGTTGGCCCCCAGCCGTGCAGCGCTCACCGAAATGTAATGCACACCCTTATCAGTGTCAAGGGGGAGGCCCTCCAGGGTGTGGCTCTGTGGGTCCCAGTGCAGCCAAGATGGCAAAGCCTCCTTCCCTGCTGCTGATACCTAGAAGAGACACAAGCATAAATTAAAAGTACTATTGTCACTGCATAACCTGAATATGATCGCAACAGTTAACCTGAATTGTATGACAAGCTTAGGGTGTAATTCAGAATGCCTGCTGGGGAAGCTAATTGCTCTCCCCTAGAGAGACACAACTGAGTTTCTTTATCTGTCACAAGACTAGGGCTATGAGATGGGCTAGCTTGGGAGGCAAATatctcacccaaggtcacacagtggggAGACAGCAGTGCTGGCACTCAAGCACATGTCTCATTCCTGAGAACTGATGCCATGGAGCTCACGACTGTTGTGGATTTTATAACAGTGACACACCCTGCCACCTACTTGCCCATTCTACCTGCAGAATCAAATCACATCCCAGCCCTCAGCAATCCTTTCCACCCTTGCCTCAGACTTCTCCCTGACCCTCTGCAGACACCACATCTTTGCTCAGGTCACATGCCTGGCCTGGAGGATGCCTCCTGCCCCAAAGTGGAGATGCATACAGGTCTGGGTACAAGGGAGGGTTCAATGCCCTGAAGGACTCACTTTACATCATCACGTTACATTCAAGTGTAGTGGGGCACATTTGTGTAGCAAAGAAAGTTAGTTGTATCTAATGTTTTCATTTACCCTGCTGCTCAAATCTTAAAACAAACTGTGGTGCCCAGGGAGCGGGGACTAGAATCAACTATTCTAGAATAGTGCTTATTAAAGGAATCCCAAGGAGCTCTGGTCTCTCTAAAAGAGAGAGGCTCTATAGTCAATCAAGTACAGGAAATATACAGAGCCCTCTTCTGCCCTTGGAGAGACCAAGCACAGAAGCAGGCCTAAGGAGCTCATCACCTTATTCCAACTCAACAGCATCTCCCAGACTTCTTTCAGTGTGGAAGTCCCTTTCCACAGAGATATAACTGGTCATACTCAGAGCACCCACGGAAATGCCACCATAGAAACCTCCACCATCAGCTGACAAGAGGAAAATATGACTTGGCTCTTGCCCTGGCCCCATGTGTGGCTCCTCTCACTTTTGGGAAACACCTACTCCTGCCCCAGTGCAAGAAAGGTGACACCCCCCATTCTCTGGTTGGCCTGAAGGCACTCTCATCTCCATTGTCCTATAACAAGTCCAGAGACAAAGTGGCCAACACACAGTACATCTCACTGCCAGCCTTAGCCCAAGACTGCCCTTCATAGCCACTGCTTGTCAATAGAGTTCATTCATGGTTCCTTGCTCCCTTCACCTCCACTCCACATGGTGCTTTCAGAGCCAGCCATCAAAGCTGAAGCGAAGAGTATTCTCTATGAACAAAATCAAAGCTGTTaggcaaaataaagcaaaagtccCCAAAGTCTCTCAGCTGCTTTTGGGGTTTTGGGAACCAGAGAGAGTGTCCAGGCCGTGTCAGTCGCGATGCTAGGTCAGGTGTCGGCTTCGGTGAGGCGATGGTCTGCAGGCCACGGTCTCCACAGACaacaccatgttgttcaggcccCTGCCCTACCCTGCCTCCACTCCAGGCGCTTGCGGGTtaaggaggga contains the following coding sequences:
- the DAG1 gene encoding dystroglycan isoform X1, whose translation is MRMSVGLSRLLPLWGMAQILLSVAMAQSHWPSEPSEAVRDWDNQLEASMHSVLSDLHEAVPTVVGIPDGTAVVGRSFRVTIPTDLIASSGDIIKVRLDIEVSAAGKEALPSWLHWDPQSHTLEGLPLDTDKGVHYISVSAARLGANGSHIPQTSSVFSIEVYPEDHSELQSVRTAFPDPGEVISSACAVDESVTVLTVILDADLTKMTPKQRIDLLHRMRSFSEVELHNMKLMPVVNNRLFDMSAFMAGPGNAKKVVENGALLSWKLGCSLNQNSVPDIRGVEAPAREGAMSAQLGYPVVGWHIANKKPPLPKRIRRQIHATPTPVTAIGPPTTAIQEPPSRIVPTPTSPAIAPPTETMAPPVRDPVPGKPTVTIRTRGAIIQTPTLGPIQPTRVSEAGTTVPGQIRPTMTIPGYVEPTAVATPPTTTKKPRVSTPKPATPSTDSSTTTTRRPTKKPRTPRPVPRVTTKVPITRLETASPPTRIRTTTSGVPRGGEPNQRPELKNHIDRVDAWVGTYFEVKIPSDTFYDHEDTTTDKLKLTLKLREQQLVGEKSWVQFNSNSQLMYGLPDSSHVGKHEYFMHATDKGGLSAVDAFEIHVHRRPQGDRAPARFKAKFVGDPALVLNDIHKKIALVKKLAFAFGDRNCSTVTLQNITRGSIVVEWTNNTLPLEPCPKEQIAGLSRRIAEDDGKPRPAFSNALEPDFKATSIAVMGSGSCRHLQFIPVAPPRRVPSEAPPTEVPDRDPEKSSEDDVYLHTVIPAVVVAAILLIAGIIAMICYRKKRKGKLTLEDQATFIKKGVPIIFADELDDSKPPPSSSMPLILQEEKAPLPPPEYPNQSVPETTPLNQDTVGEYTPLRDEDPNAPPYQPPPPFTAPMEGKGSRPKNMTPYRSPPPYVPP
- the DAG1 gene encoding dystroglycan isoform X2, which gives rise to MRMSVGLSRLLPLWGMAQILLSVAMAQSHWPSEPSEAVRDWDNQLEASMHSVLSDLHEAVPTVVGIPDGTAVVGRSFRVTIPTDLIASSGDIIKVSAAGKEALPSWLHWDPQSHTLEGLPLDTDKGVHYISVSAARLGANGSHIPQTSSVFSIEVYPEDHSELQSVRTAFPDPGEVISSACAVDESVTVLTVILDADLTKMTPKQRIDLLHRMRSFSEVELHNMKLMPVVNNRLFDMSAFMAGPGNAKKVVENGALLSWKLGCSLNQNSVPDIRGVEAPAREGAMSAQLGYPVVGWHIANKKPPLPKRIRRQIHATPTPVTAIGPPTTAIQEPPSRIVPTPTSPAIAPPTETMAPPVRDPVPGKPTVTIRTRGAIIQTPTLGPIQPTRVSEAGTTVPGQIRPTMTIPGYVEPTAVATPPTTTKKPRVSTPKPATPSTDSSTTTTRRPTKKPRTPRPVPRVTTKVPITRLETASPPTRIRTTTSGVPRGGEPNQRPELKNHIDRVDAWVGTYFEVKIPSDTFYDHEDTTTDKLKLTLKLREQQLVGEKSWVQFNSNSQLMYGLPDSSHVGKHEYFMHATDKGGLSAVDAFEIHVHRRPQGDRAPARFKAKFVGDPALVLNDIHKKIALVKKLAFAFGDRNCSTVTLQNITRGSIVVEWTNNTLPLEPCPKEQIAGLSRRIAEDDGKPRPAFSNALEPDFKATSIAVMGSGSCRHLQFIPVAPPRRVPSEAPPTEVPDRDPEKSSEDDVYLHTVIPAVVVAAILLIAGIIAMICYRKKRKGKLTLEDQATFIKKGVPIIFADELDDSKPPPSSSMPLILQEEKAPLPPPEYPNQSVPETTPLNQDTVGEYTPLRDEDPNAPPYQPPPPFTAPMEGKGSRPKNMTPYRSPPPYVPP